In Nitrospirota bacterium, one genomic interval encodes:
- a CDS encoding iron-containing alcohol dehydrogenase — MKIVLTGFMGSGKTSVGQELSRRLGYPLLDTDLLIEEKEGMPISLIFKKKGEDYFRSVERLVVEDVSKQDRTVIATGGGIVKDKRNVENLSQRGIIVWLKTDPEVILRRTMSEGGKRPLLDVKEPLIEINRLLAEREPLYEQADIVVDTSFIAPGEAAQEIIEMLALESEVTVSLKERSYSILIGRKTLNKLGVRVKEFRPSKVAVITNPTVWAFYGDACARALKEHSMKPLVVTVPDGEEYKELLWVSNIYSELLKARFDRSSILIALGGGVIGDMAGFVAATYMRGIRYIQVPTTLLA; from the coding sequence GTGAAGATTGTCCTTACAGGTTTTATGGGGTCTGGTAAGACTTCTGTTGGCCAGGAACTCAGCAGGAGATTGGGCTACCCATTACTGGACACAGACCTTCTTATAGAAGAGAAAGAGGGGATGCCAATCTCTCTTATCTTTAAGAAAAAGGGTGAAGACTATTTCAGGTCAGTGGAACGTTTAGTTGTTGAAGATGTCTCAAAACAGGACAGAACCGTTATTGCAACAGGAGGGGGCATAGTCAAGGATAAAAGGAATGTTGAAAACCTGAGTCAAAGAGGAATTATTGTATGGCTTAAGACCGACCCGGAAGTAATACTTCGAAGGACAATGTCAGAAGGGGGTAAGAGACCACTTCTTGACGTTAAAGAACCCCTGATAGAGATTAACAGGCTGCTCGCTGAAAGAGAACCGCTTTATGAGCAGGCTGATATAGTGGTTGATACGAGCTTTATCGCGCCTGGAGAGGCAGCACAGGAAATCATTGAAATGCTTGCCCTTGAATCAGAAGTAACAGTTAGTCTCAAGGAAAGAAGCTATAGCATTTTAATAGGCAGAAAGACTTTAAATAAACTCGGCGTTAGAGTTAAGGAATTCAGGCCCTCAAAAGTGGCAGTTATAACCAACCCCACGGTATGGGCATTTTATGGCGATGCCTGTGCACGCGCCCTGAAAGAACATTCGATGAAGCCACTTGTTGTTACAGTCCCTGATGGAGAGGAATATAAAGAGCTATTATGGGTGTCGAATATATATTCTGAGCTACTTAAGGCAAGGTTTGACAGAAGCTCGATTCTTATTGCCCTTGGAGGAGGGGTCATAGGAGATATGGCTGGCTTTGTGGCTGCAACTTACATGAGGGGAATACGGTATATCCAGGTTCCAACCACCCTTCTTGCAC
- the aroC gene encoding chorismate synthase has protein sequence MPEKLRYLTSGESHGCALICIIEGIPSGLSIPPQIINKDLARRQKGYGRGGRMKIEADTVKIISGVHWGKTIGSPIALLIENKDWPNWDKAMSPLEEDKNSLPHVTRPRPGHADLSGALKYGHRDIRDVLERSSARETAARVALGAVAKKFLSEFNIKIISHVIEIGGVSSQQSVGARRYLAPLPGRADYLLSLFDKAEVSPVRCADKMAEKKIIAKIDKARAKGDTLGGIFEIIAFGVPPGLGSYIQWDRRLNARLAYALMGIQAIKGVEIGLGFEMAGHFGSEVMDEIFYDRSRFTVHGSLFYRKTNNAGGIEGGISNGMPIVIKAAMKPIPTLKKPLQSVDIISKKPFKAAYERSDVCAVPAASVIGEAVTALVIAECFLEKFGGDSMGEVKRNYEGYLKQIREF, from the coding sequence ATGCCAGAAAAATTGAGATACCTCACCTCGGGCGAGTCCCATGGGTGTGCCCTTATCTGTATTATTGAAGGCATTCCATCTGGTTTGAGTATACCCCCGCAAATTATAAATAAAGACCTTGCAAGGCGCCAGAAGGGCTACGGCCGCGGGGGCAGGATGAAGATAGAGGCGGATACAGTAAAGATAATTTCTGGCGTCCACTGGGGCAAAACAATTGGCTCACCTATTGCCCTTCTAATTGAAAACAAAGACTGGCCTAACTGGGATAAAGCCATGTCACCTCTCGAGGAAGATAAAAACTCACTCCCTCATGTAACAAGGCCAAGGCCAGGACACGCTGACCTCTCTGGTGCCTTGAAGTATGGACACAGGGATATAAGAGACGTCCTTGAACGCTCAAGTGCAAGGGAGACTGCTGCAAGGGTAGCTCTCGGGGCAGTGGCAAAGAAATTTCTGTCAGAGTTTAATATCAAAATTATAAGCCATGTAATCGAAATAGGTGGAGTCAGCAGTCAGCAGTCAGTAGGGGCGAGGCGATACCTCGCCCCTCTTCCTGGGCGAGCCGACTATTTATTATCGCTTTTTGATAAGGCAGAGGTTTCTCCTGTGAGATGTGCGGATAAAATGGCTGAGAAAAAAATAATTGCTAAAATTGATAAGGCAAGAGCAAAGGGAGATACTCTCGGCGGGATTTTTGAAATTATTGCCTTTGGGGTGCCACCTGGCCTTGGAAGTTATATTCAGTGGGACAGGAGGCTAAATGCAAGGCTTGCCTATGCACTGATGGGTATTCAGGCAATAAAGGGTGTTGAGATTGGCCTTGGCTTTGAGATGGCAGGCCATTTTGGCTCTGAGGTGATGGACGAGATTTTTTATGACCGTTCACGGTTCACGGTTCACGGTTCACTGTTTTATCGAAAGACTAACAATGCTGGAGGGATTGAGGGTGGAATAAGCAATGGTATGCCAATAGTTATCAAAGCTGCTATGAAACCAATCCCGACATTGAAAAAGCCTCTTCAATCCGTAGATATTATCAGTAAAAAACCTTTTAAAGCAGCATATGAGAGGTCAGATGTTTGTGCTGTGCCAGCGGCATCTGTAATTGGCGAGGCTGTGACAGCCCTCGTAATTGCTGAGTGTTTTCTTGAGAAGTTTGGCGGTGATAGCATGGGTGAAGTAAAAAGAAACTATGAGGGTTATCTTAAGCAGATCAGGGAATTCTGA
- the pilQ gene encoding type IV pilus secretin PilQ, translated as MKTLKISIILLSFIVALGYAASTTPQETTKNPTITNISVNEKAGFTEVVIESDSPFTYTIYKPSDPYKVVVELNNTDPGKFTDKIVADRGAVAEIIPTKVEGPQSSARFDITLTAPAEVKPLLEGNSLILSIPSTPVAAEEKEQPQVVAEKPVEEPKAEKPSEEEKPVSTPEKKEEIPLKDATAINNIEVSKSDGQVLVLISGDGKMSPKVFQAKGNRLVIDIPKVSTQVKSLKVYEPPVAGIRVGKHPDKTRIVLDLTEASKFDISSKNSQIVVAFGKPATVVAKAEKPAVEEKMPLNSPKAKPETEVLTPGKYTGRKISLDFQDADLVHIFRLIADVSGYNIVVSPDVKGKFSMRLMNVPWDHALDIILRNYGLSKTVDGNIIRIAPTSVFAKERDEIAKAEEAKIKAEELVTKVYTVNYADPDKVRESIDKAKILTTRGNVSIDKRTNTLIIKDIEGRHQEYEKFIRTLDLATPQVVIDAKIVEVDTKFVKELGIQWGAWYQNGDVLVYGGATKKKSTDTTADALTGGVGYTGTAFNVNLPAAVGAGSGGALGLGLSAGKFLLDWQISALEGSGKGKIISNPRIMTLDNEKATIQQGKKIPYQTTSAEGTKTEFVDATLELTVTPHITPEGTVLMKIETKKNEADFSRGTPPAIDVKEAKTQVLVRDNDTVVIGGIFKNTKSNSVDGVPLLSKIPVLGWLFKKERDEDSTSELLIFITPRIVKKT; from the coding sequence ATGAAGACTTTAAAAATAAGTATTATCTTGTTATCATTTATTGTTGCCTTAGGATATGCGGCATCCACCACTCCTCAGGAAACAACCAAAAACCCGACTATAACCAATATAAGTGTCAATGAAAAAGCCGGCTTTACAGAAGTCGTGATAGAGAGCGATTCTCCGTTCACTTATACAATATACAAACCATCGGATCCGTATAAAGTGGTGGTAGAACTTAATAACACAGACCCCGGTAAATTTACTGATAAAATTGTTGCTGACAGAGGTGCAGTTGCAGAAATAATACCTACCAAGGTTGAAGGTCCTCAGAGTTCTGCAAGATTTGATATTACCCTCACAGCACCTGCTGAAGTTAAACCTCTTTTGGAGGGAAATTCCTTGATTCTTTCGATTCCAAGCACACCTGTTGCTGCTGAGGAAAAAGAACAACCCCAGGTAGTTGCTGAGAAGCCTGTAGAGGAGCCAAAGGCCGAGAAACCATCAGAGGAAGAAAAACCTGTTTCTACACCGGAGAAAAAGGAGGAAATTCCCCTTAAAGATGCAACGGCAATAAATAATATCGAGGTCAGCAAATCTGACGGTCAGGTTCTGGTTTTGATAAGCGGAGACGGGAAAATGTCTCCCAAGGTCTTTCAGGCTAAAGGTAACCGCTTAGTGATTGATATACCTAAGGTTTCTACACAGGTTAAATCGCTCAAGGTGTATGAGCCGCCGGTTGCAGGGATAAGGGTTGGCAAACACCCTGACAAGACAAGGATTGTGCTTGACCTGACAGAAGCATCTAAGTTCGATATCTCATCAAAAAATTCTCAGATTGTAGTTGCCTTTGGAAAACCTGCGACTGTAGTAGCAAAGGCAGAAAAGCCTGCAGTTGAAGAAAAGATGCCTTTGAATTCGCCCAAGGCCAAACCTGAGACTGAAGTTCTTACACCTGGAAAATATACAGGTAGAAAAATATCTCTCGACTTTCAGGACGCAGACCTTGTCCATATCTTCAGACTGATTGCAGATGTAAGTGGCTATAATATAGTGGTAAGCCCTGACGTCAAAGGAAAGTTTTCCATGAGGCTGATGAATGTTCCCTGGGATCATGCCCTTGACATAATTTTAAGAAATTATGGCCTGTCCAAGACCGTAGATGGGAATATAATTCGGATAGCTCCGACATCAGTCTTTGCCAAGGAGAGGGACGAGATAGCCAAGGCAGAAGAAGCAAAGATAAAGGCAGAAGAGCTTGTGACAAAGGTTTACACTGTTAACTATGCTGATCCTGATAAGGTCAGGGAGTCTATTGATAAGGCTAAGATATTAACTACGCGAGGTAATGTGAGCATTGATAAAAGGACAAACACCCTTATTATAAAGGATATCGAAGGCAGGCACCAAGAGTATGAGAAATTTATTAGGACTCTCGATTTAGCAACGCCACAGGTAGTAATCGATGCAAAAATTGTTGAGGTGGACACAAAATTCGTAAAAGAACTCGGTATTCAGTGGGGTGCCTGGTATCAAAATGGTGATGTCCTGGTATACGGTGGCGCTACAAAAAAGAAATCAACTGATACAACAGCCGATGCCTTAACAGGTGGAGTTGGATATACGGGGACCGCATTCAATGTTAATCTCCCGGCTGCAGTGGGCGCTGGTTCAGGTGGGGCATTAGGTTTAGGCCTATCAGCAGGTAAATTCCTCCTCGATTGGCAGATTTCAGCGCTTGAGGGTTCTGGCAAAGGCAAGATAATATCAAATCCGAGGATAATGACCCTTGATAATGAAAAGGCTACTATTCAACAGGGCAAGAAAATACCTTATCAGACAACTTCTGCTGAAGGTACAAAGACAGAGTTTGTCGATGCGACGCTGGAACTTACAGTTACTCCCCATATAACCCCAGAGGGTACTGTTCTGATGAAGATAGAAACAAAGAAAAATGAAGCAGATTTTTCAAGGGGAACCCCACCAGCTATCGATGTTAAAGAGGCAAAAACACAGGTTTTAGTTAGAGATAATGATACAGTTGTGATTGGAGGAATTTTTAAGAATACAAAATCGAACAGTGTGGATGGTGTCCCTCTTCTTTCCAAAATCCCTGTTTTAGGCTGGCTTTTCAAGAAAGAAAGGGATGAAGACAGTACAAGCGAGCTTCTCATATTTATAACTCCGAGGATTGTTAAGAAAACTTAA
- a CDS encoding pilus assembly protein PilP, whose translation MTKLLTVLIVTFFAFSFLGGCKKEPPKAPPKPAKVEKAEVKEQVQEAPKPEEQGYVYESKGRRDPFVPLIEVKKGKEKKLRGTGLESYDIADFKLIATAWDKNQYYALLLAPDKKAYTVRVGTTLGLHMGKVKKISQDRVTIQETAKNYKGELKPREIILKLRKEEGE comes from the coding sequence ATGACGAAATTACTTACGGTCTTGATTGTTACCTTTTTTGCTTTTTCTTTTCTTGGCGGTTGTAAGAAAGAGCCTCCAAAGGCTCCTCCAAAACCAGCCAAGGTCGAAAAGGCAGAGGTGAAGGAGCAGGTTCAGGAAGCCCCAAAACCTGAGGAACAGGGCTATGTATACGAGTCGAAGGGTAGGCGCGATCCCTTTGTTCCGCTTATAGAAGTTAAAAAGGGGAAAGAAAAGAAACTAAGGGGGACAGGTTTAGAGAGTTATGATATAGCCGATTTTAAGTTGATAGCTACTGCCTGGGATAAAAATCAATATTATGCGCTACTGCTTGCCCCTGATAAAAAGGCATACACCGTTAGAGTAGGTACAACCCTTGGCCTTCATATGGGCAAAGTGAAGAAAATATCACAGGACAGGGTAACAATACAGGAAACTGCAAAGAATTATAAAGGAGAACTAAAACCGAGAGAGATAATTTTAAAGCTCCGTAAGGAGGAGGGAGAATGA
- the pilO gene encoding type 4a pilus biogenesis protein PilO — MALNLDIKGAPPAVKIILAFLPAVILTVAFYFVVYSPKSKEITTLNAAITKLDKEILDSEVKVRRLDALKAENERLKARLKELQEQLPEEKEVSGLLKQVSDLGLESGLEILLWKPGAKKADPSGLYMEIPVSVELVGDYHNLGVFFSHVSRLKRIVNISNIKLGAPKAKKGTYHMGITCTATTFSSLKEEEKPAEKPGAKPKPAAPKPGAAKK; from the coding sequence ATGGCACTTAATTTAGACATAAAGGGCGCCCCGCCAGCCGTAAAAATAATACTGGCATTTTTACCTGCTGTGATATTAACCGTAGCGTTTTATTTTGTTGTTTATTCTCCAAAAAGCAAAGAAATAACAACGCTGAATGCTGCCATTACAAAACTTGATAAGGAGATTTTAGACAGCGAGGTCAAAGTAAGGAGGCTGGATGCCCTTAAGGCAGAGAATGAAAGGCTAAAGGCAAGGCTGAAGGAGTTACAGGAGCAACTCCCTGAGGAAAAGGAAGTCTCTGGGCTCCTCAAACAGGTATCAGACCTGGGTCTCGAATCAGGCCTTGAAATCCTTTTATGGAAGCCTGGGGCAAAAAAAGCTGACCCGAGCGGACTTTATATGGAAATACCTGTTAGCGTTGAGCTTGTGGGCGACTATCATAACCTCGGTGTATTCTTCAGTCATGTAAGCAGGTTGAAACGTATTGTAAATATATCAAATATAAAATTAGGCGCGCCGAAGGCTAAAAAGGGTACTTACCATATGGGAATCACCTGTACAGCCACTACATTTTCTTCTTTAAAAGAGGAAGAAAAACCAGCGGAGAAACCAGGTGCAAAACCAAAACCCGCAGCGCCAAAACCTGGAGCAGCAAAAAAATGA
- a CDS encoding PilN domain-containing protein, whose amino-acid sequence MIKINLLPVKRKKKPKPISALFFSGVFISILAVLVIGYLFFYYTNKVSELKAQKAAKESKIVELKAKIKEVENYEKDNKVYEEKKNIIELLKRKQNAPLRLLDEVSAMLPKGVWLTSLVETGGAVNLEGYAFTNSDLVGYVDNLKGSKYLTDVALLESKQATIENATVYQFKMTLKVKV is encoded by the coding sequence ATGATAAAAATAAACCTCCTACCGGTAAAACGTAAGAAAAAACCAAAGCCTATCTCAGCTCTATTCTTTTCAGGTGTTTTTATATCTATTTTAGCTGTTTTAGTCATCGGGTATTTATTTTTCTACTACACGAACAAGGTGTCTGAACTTAAAGCACAAAAGGCAGCAAAAGAGAGTAAAATAGTTGAACTTAAAGCAAAGATAAAAGAAGTTGAAAATTACGAGAAAGACAATAAAGTCTACGAAGAGAAGAAAAATATTATTGAACTATTAAAGAGAAAACAAAATGCTCCGCTGAGATTACTCGATGAGGTAAGTGCCATGCTGCCGAAAGGGGTCTGGCTTACTTCATTGGTAGAGACAGGAGGGGCAGTAAATCTGGAAGGTTATGCATTTACGAATTCAGACCTTGTAGGCTATGTTGATAATTTAAAAGGCTCCAAATATCTTACTGATGTTGCCTTGCTCGAATCAAAACAGGCAACAATTGAGAATGCTACTGTGTATCAGTTTAAAATGACGCTTAAGGTCAAGGTGTGA
- the pilM gene encoding type IV pilus assembly protein PilM, which produces MFGSKQDIVGLDIGSRHIKAIQLKEMNGSYQLERFGIAPLLPELIVDGSILDSPRVVETIKGVIREAKIKAKDVAVAVAGHASVIIKRVSLPEMSEEELSESIKFEAEQYVPFDIEDVNLDFQILGPREETGQMDVLIVAVKKDRINEYVSVVREAGLNPAIVDVGAFALENMYEINYEIEGGKNIALVNVGASSININILKGGISVFTRDSSLGGNLHTEALQKEFSISYDDAERLKRGGTIGGISEDDVSSVLIAASEDIIVEISRSFDYFKGTTSQEDIHEIVLCGGCALLKGFPDLLSERLGIRVKIVDPFKNIQVPASLDKGYLKDVGPIAAVAVGLALRMIGDR; this is translated from the coding sequence ATGTTTGGGTCTAAACAGGACATAGTGGGTCTGGATATTGGCTCCAGGCATATCAAAGCAATTCAGCTTAAAGAGATGAATGGTAGTTACCAGCTCGAACGGTTCGGGATAGCCCCTTTACTGCCGGAGCTGATAGTAGACGGCTCGATTTTAGATTCTCCGAGGGTGGTAGAGACAATAAAGGGCGTTATTAGAGAGGCAAAAATAAAAGCGAAAGATGTAGCTGTTGCTGTTGCAGGGCATGCCTCTGTAATCATAAAACGAGTTTCTTTGCCTGAAATGTCAGAGGAAGAACTAAGCGAGTCTATAAAATTTGAGGCAGAGCAGTACGTACCTTTTGATATAGAGGATGTAAATCTTGATTTCCAGATATTAGGGCCGAGGGAAGAGACAGGCCAGATGGATGTCCTTATAGTTGCAGTCAAGAAAGACAGGATAAATGAATATGTCTCTGTTGTCAGAGAAGCAGGCCTGAACCCTGCAATTGTAGATGTCGGTGCCTTTGCCCTCGAGAATATGTATGAAATTAATTATGAAATTGAGGGAGGTAAAAATATTGCCCTTGTCAATGTTGGGGCGAGCTCTATAAATATAAATATATTGAAAGGGGGTATTTCTGTTTTTACAAGAGACAGTTCTCTTGGTGGAAACCTCCATACCGAGGCCCTTCAGAAGGAGTTTTCTATATCCTACGATGATGCCGAAAGGCTGAAACGTGGTGGAACCATAGGTGGAATTTCAGAAGATGATGTATCTTCTGTTCTGATAGCTGCCTCTGAGGACATAATCGTAGAGATATCCAGATCTTTCGACTATTTTAAAGGGACAACATCCCAGGAAGATATTCATGAAATTGTTCTTTGTGGAGGTTGCGCACTGCTTAAAGGTTTCCCTGATCTTTTATCAGAGAGGCTTGGCATCAGGGTCAAAATAGTAGACCCCTTTAAAAATATACAGGTACCAGCCAGTCTCGATAAAGGATACTTGAAAGATGTCGGGCCTATTGCAGCGGTTGCTGTTGGCCTGGCTCTCAGGATGATTGGAGACAGATGA
- a CDS encoding DUF296 domain-containing protein: MKYQVGKPGRVVVARFEDREDVLGNLVDVAKRENIRAAVFYLVGGMRKGRIVVGPEKDELPPTPVWKELGESHEVTGFGTIFWQAEEPKVHFHGAFGKKDMVKVGCLREKSETFLVLEAVIIEIAGVNAVREFDPSLGLTLLKL, encoded by the coding sequence ATGAAATATCAGGTTGGAAAGCCGGGAAGGGTTGTTGTAGCAAGGTTTGAGGATAGAGAGGATGTGCTTGGCAATCTTGTTGATGTTGCAAAAAGGGAGAACATAAGGGCAGCGGTGTTTTATCTGGTTGGAGGTATGCGTAAGGGAAGGATTGTAGTTGGCCCTGAAAAGGATGAACTTCCGCCAACGCCTGTGTGGAAGGAACTTGGAGAGAGTCACGAGGTTACTGGCTTTGGCACAATATTCTGGCAGGCAGAGGAGCCAAAGGTCCATTTCCATGGCGCATTCGGGAAAAAAGATATGGTTAAGGTCGGCTGTCTAAGGGAAAAATCAGAGACATTTCTCGTGCTTGAGGCTGTAATAATAGAGATTGCGGGGGTCAATGCAGTCAGGGAATTTGACCCATCGTTAGGTCTTACCCTTCTCAAACTATGA
- a CDS encoding nitroreductase family protein, whose amino-acid sequence MKILDVVKERRSIRKFLPKEIPETILEGIKDSLIWAPSAGNLQSRKFYFVFNREIKEKLASAAHGQNFIATAPLVIVGCLDTRIRQYYGERGTGLYAIQDVAASIMGMMLVAHEAGLGSVWVGAFDEKEVIEILDMPGNLRPIALVPVGYPAYIPSPPPRVPKEEAIVTINPI is encoded by the coding sequence ATGAAAATTCTGGATGTTGTAAAAGAGAGACGGAGTATAAGAAAGTTTCTTCCAAAAGAAATTCCAGAAACAATTCTTGAGGGCATTAAAGATTCCCTTATCTGGGCACCAAGCGCCGGCAACCTTCAAAGCAGGAAGTTTTATTTTGTCTTTAACAGGGAAATAAAAGAAAAACTCGCCTCCGCAGCCCACGGGCAGAATTTTATAGCAACGGCTCCCCTTGTTATTGTTGGATGCCTTGATACCAGGATAAGACAGTATTATGGCGAAAGGGGGACAGGACTTTATGCAATACAGGATGTGGCTGCAAGTATTATGGGCATGATGCTGGTAGCCCATGAGGCAGGCCTCGGAAGTGTCTGGGTCGGCGCCTTTGATGAAAAGGAAGTTATTGAGATTCTTGACATGCCTGGAAATCTCAGGCCAATAGCCCTGGTGCCGGTAGGTTATCCTGCTTATATACCCTCGCCACCGCCAAGGGTACCAAAAGAGGAGGCCATAGTGACAATTAATCCCATTTAA
- a CDS encoding sigma-54-dependent Fis family transcriptional regulator — protein sequence MMDKKVLLIDDDESISWVITRALKTDGYAVTPVNNASDGIEALSAGYPLIILDLKLPDMDGLEVLKKVKEVSSESSVIIITAHGGMEETIEAIKIGAYDYLEKPFDIEELKILLEKAIKDKAREDEIIKLRQAVSSKYRAPSMIGTSAPMLTVFKTIGKVAPKDVTVLITGESGTGKELVAKAIHYNSPRTSGHFIALNSASIPRDLLEAELFGYEKGAFTGAVERKCGKLEAADGGTLFLDEIGEMAPGLQAKFLRVLEEHEVTPLGGNKPVRINVRIIGATNKDLEETVRKGSFREDLFYRFNVVQIKLPPLRDRREDILPLARHFIRLSEEQINTGPKELSKEVEDYLMEYGWPGNVRELENSVKRACLLSQGPVLKIEDFDLSRREVKSISGFLEEKLKGFMRGIKTFEEFNLYDTVISEVEKALISMVLRETKGNQIKASKLLGINRNTLRKKINELRIKWD from the coding sequence ATCATGGATAAGAAAGTTCTTCTCATAGATGATGATGAGAGTATAAGCTGGGTTATTACCAGGGCCCTCAAGACAGATGGCTATGCAGTAACACCTGTAAATAATGCATCTGACGGCATAGAAGCCCTTTCTGCAGGTTACCCGTTAATTATTCTGGACCTCAAGCTACCAGATATGGATGGCCTTGAAGTTTTAAAAAAAGTTAAAGAAGTTTCTTCTGAAAGCTCTGTAATAATTATAACAGCCCACGGAGGTATGGAAGAGACTATTGAGGCAATAAAAATAGGGGCTTACGATTACCTTGAAAAACCTTTTGACATTGAAGAATTAAAAATTCTACTCGAAAAGGCAATAAAGGACAAGGCAAGGGAGGATGAGATTATAAAACTCAGACAGGCAGTCTCATCTAAATACAGGGCGCCATCGATGATTGGTACGAGCGCTCCTATGTTGACTGTCTTTAAAACCATTGGAAAGGTGGCTCCAAAAGACGTTACAGTGTTGATTACTGGAGAAAGCGGCACAGGGAAAGAGCTTGTGGCAAAGGCCATCCATTACAATAGCCCAAGGACTTCCGGGCATTTTATTGCATTAAATTCTGCATCTATTCCCAGAGACCTCCTGGAAGCTGAACTCTTTGGCTACGAGAAGGGCGCTTTTACAGGGGCTGTTGAACGGAAGTGTGGAAAACTTGAGGCTGCGGATGGTGGAACTCTTTTCCTCGATGAAATAGGTGAGATGGCGCCAGGGCTGCAGGCCAAATTTCTCAGGGTACTTGAGGAGCATGAAGTCACTCCCCTCGGTGGGAACAAACCTGTGAGAATCAATGTCCGTATAATAGGCGCGACCAATAAAGATTTAGAGGAAACAGTGAGAAAGGGAAGTTTCAGGGAGGACCTTTTCTATAGATTCAATGTAGTTCAGATAAAACTCCCTCCCCTCAGGGATAGGCGGGAGGATATTCTACCTCTTGCCAGGCATTTTATCCGTCTATCTGAAGAACAGATCAATACTGGCCCGAAGGAGCTTTCAAAAGAAGTAGAAGATTATCTGATGGAATATGGGTGGCCTGGCAATGTCAGGGAGCTTGAAAACTCGGTTAAGAGGGCATGCCTGCTTTCTCAAGGGCCGGTATTAAAAATTGAGGACTTTGACCTCAGCCGCAGAGAGGTAAAATCTATAAGCGGCTTTCTTGAAGAGAAACTAAAAGGCTTTATGCGGGGAATAAAGACATTTGAAGAATTTAATCTCTATGACACAGTTATTTCAGAGGTTGAAAAGGCCCTCATATCAATGGTTCTCAGAGAGACAAAAGGGAATCAGATAAAGGCGTCGAAACTTCTTGGTATTAACCGTAATACCTTAAGAAAGAAAATAAACGAGCTCAGGATTAAATGGGATTAA